The Virgibacillus sp. SK37 region TTTATCGTCACAGCTGGATCAGCAATAGCAAGGGTACAAGATCCTTCACAAGGTGCCGGGCATACCCTGCCAGTGAATTCAGGAAAGTTATTTGTTTTTAACAGCCGTTCCAGTGCTTCCTCCCATTTTTCCAAATACACAAGGTGATTCCATTCCGGGATGAGGTTATAAATCGGGCAACCAGTTGTTGCCCCATCGAGCACTTCTCCAATTTGACAAAAAGGGGTCCCGCAATCCATACACCGCGCTCCCTGCCTTTTAAGCGTTTCATCTGAAAAGGGCGCCTTATATTCTCTCCAGTCACTGATCCGATGTCGAGCCTCTCGCTCCTCCACTTCCTCTCTTGCATAATCCATAAACCCTGTTAATTTCCCCATAGTACCGCTCCTTTCATAAGTTCCGATCTTTTCACACCGGACGTATGAACCCATCGACGCTATACCATTCTATACCTTCTTATAATGGAACAACGGTAGACGTTTTTAAATTCTGATTACCAACTGCATTCTTCTTTTTTAATTCAAACGCATGCAACGCTGCTTCTCTATCACTCATCCCAGCATTCTTATATGTTTGTATTTGTTCTTGCATATGCCGGAAATCTCTCGGTATCACTTTCACTAATTTCTGCATGGATCCATTCCAATGAGACAGAACGAAACGGGCTTTTTGACTAGCAGTGTAGTGATAATGATTTTGAATTAATCGTTTTACTTCTTCCAACTCCATTGGGTCTGACACTGTCTCAATGGCAACCATCTCTTTATTACATAACACATCAAATTTCTCCGGATCCTCTGTAAGAATATAAGCAATACCACCAGACATACCTGCAGCAAAGTTTTTTCCTACATCTCCCAGTATGACAACACGACCTCCTGTCATATATTCACAGCCATGATCACCTATTCCTTCAACCACTGCATTTGCACCACTATTACGAACTGCAAACCGTTCACCAGCATATCCGTTAATATAAGCCTCTCCAGATGTTGCTCCATAAAGAGCAACATTGCCGATAATGATATTGCCTGATTCAGCAGACTTTGCTTCCGGTGGGGAAGAAATAATTATTTTTCCGCCAGAAAGTCCTTTTCCAACATAATCATTGGCGTCTCCTGTCAAACGGAGAGTCATGCCTTTAGGTACATAGGCACCAAAGCTTTGACCTGCTGAACCGTTGAACCGTAATGTGATCGCATCTTCAACCATCCCTTCTTCCCCATAGCGCTTCGTAATCTCACTGCCTGTAATAGTTCCAACGGCACGATGTGTATTTTTAATGTTATAGGTGATATTCACTTTTTCATTTTGTTCAATGATCGACATAACCACCGGTAATATAGCACTTTCATCTAGAGAGCGCTGAAGCTGATGATCCTGCTTGGTTTGGCAGGTTCTTCCCCCATCCACACGGTAAATCAATGTAGACAAGTCCAGGTCCTTTGCTTTCCAATGCGCTTTAGCCCGTTCACAGATCGTCAATATGTCTGTCCGGCCAATCATTTCTTCCATCGTCCGAAATCCTAGCATCGCCATTATTTCCCTGACTTCCTGTGCAATATAATGCATGAAGTTGACAACATGATCCGCATTTCCCATAAATTTTTCCCTCAACTCGGGATTCTGGGTAGCAATTCCGACGGGGCAAGTGTCTTTATGACATACCCGCATCATGACACATCCAAGGACAACAAGTGGTGCTGTTGCAAACCCAAATTCTTCAGCACCAAGCAATGCAGCCATCACCACATCTTTTCCGGTCATTAACTTGCCATCGGTTTCCAAAACCACTCGTTCGCGCAAGTTATTTAACATTAGCGTTTGATGGGTTTCAGCAAGACCCAGTTCCCATGGAAGTCCGGTATGCTTAATGCTCGTTCTCGGTGAAGCGCCTGTACCTCCGTCATAGCCACTTACGGAAATAACATCCGCTTTTCCTTTAGCAACACCTGCCGCAATCGTACCAATACCTGATTTAGCAACGAGTTTCACACTGATACGTGCCTCCCGATTGGCATTTTTTAAATCATAAATTAATTGCGCCAGGTCCTCAATCGAGTAAATATCATGATGGGGTGGTGGTGAAATGAGTCCAACACCCGGGGTTGATCCACGCACATCAGCTACCCATGGATACACCTTATTCCCAGGCAGCTGTCCTCCTTCTCCAGGTTTTGCCCCCTGGGCCATCTTTATCTGGAGTTCATCTGCATGAATTAAATAGTGACTTTTTACACCAAATCGTCCGGATGCAATCTGTTTAATGGCACTCCTCCGTAAATCTCCATTTGCATCAGGGGCATAACGCTTCGGATCTTCTCCACCTTCACCGCTGTTGCTTTTTCCTCCAATTCGATTCATAGCAATCGCTAATGTTTCATGTGCTTCTTTACTTAACGAACCAAAAGACATTGCCCCCGTTTTAAATCGTTTAACAATAGAGCTAACTGGTTCGACTTCTTCTACAGGAATGGATTCCCTGTCCTTAAAATCAAGTAAATTCCGCAAAAAATTCAGTCGCTCTTCATTGGCTGCGTGGGAGTATTGTTTAAAGAGTTCATAATCACCTCGGCGGCACGCCCATTGAAGTGTATGAATGGTTTTCGGATTAAACGCATGATGCTCTCCCATCTTTCTCCATTGAAAATCACTCCCTGCATCCAACGAAGTGTCCAAATTATTTTCATAAGCTAGTTTATGACGCATCCAAGCTTCTTTAGCGATTGTATCCAGTCCAATACCACCAAGCTGAGAAGCTGTACCTGTAAAATAATGATCAATAACTGTTTTACTAATGCCGATCGCTTCGAACGTTTGCGCTCCCCGATAACTTTGAATTGTGGAAATACCCATTTTGGACATTACTTTGACAATGCCTTCTGTAATACTATTTATATAAACATTGATCACGTGTTTATAACTCAGTTGCAGATGGTTCTCTTCAATTGCTTTATTTAATGTTGCATATGCGAGGTAAGGATTAATCGCATCCGCACCATAACCGATAAGTGCTGCAAAATGATGTACTTCTCTGGCTTCTCCTGTTTCAGCAATAATACTTACCTTCATCCGATTACCCTGACGAACGAGATGCTGATGCAGGGCACTTACCGCGAGCAGAACAGGAATCACTGCATTATTTTCATCCATGTTCCGATCGGAGAGGATGAGAATATGCACACCCTCTGCAATTAGCTTTTCCGCTTTCTCGAACAGCTGCTCCAAGGCAAGCTCCAAATTCTCATGGAATAATATATCAATGGTACGGGACTCAAAACCTTCATAGTGGTTCAACTGTAGTAAACGGAATTGACGATTGGATAATACAGGTGTAGTAAGCTTCAATCTGCGGCAAATTTTTTCATCATCGTGGAGAATGTTTCCAACTGGACCAAGCATTGTTATGGTTGAAGTGACCACTTGCTCGCGATAAGCATCAATGGGAGGGTTGGTAACTTGAGCAAATAATTGTTTAAAATAAGCAAATAAGGATTGAGGGTGATCGGATAAAACCGCTAATGGAACATCATTTCCCATCGCCCCAATGGGATCTCTTTCTTCTGTTACTAATGGGATTAAATACTTGTGAACATCTTCGTACGTATAACCAAATGCCTTCTGTCTTTTCACCAAATTATTTAATGGGTTCCTTTCGAATTGCTCCACCTTGTTCGGTAGCATCACCTGCTGTTTATCCAGCCATGCTTCGTACGGCTTTGCATCTATTAATTCTTCTTTTATCTCTTCATCTGAAATAATTCGCCCATCTTCCATATCGAGTAGCAGCATTTTCCCCGGGCTTAGTCGGTCTTTATAAAGAACTTGATCCTCTTCCACTTCAATAACGCCCACTTCCGAGGAATAGATCAAATAGTCATCCTTTGTAACGTAATATCGTGCGGGTCTGAGCCCATTCCGATCTAATACAGCACCAATCTGCTTTCCATCGGTAAAGGCAATAGACGTCGGGCCGTCCCATGGTTCCATCAGAGAGCTATGGTATTCATAAAAAGCCCTTTTATCATCTGACATATCCGGGTGGTTCTCCCACGGTTCCGGTATAAGCATCATAGCTACATGTGACGGCTTCCGACCTGCGAGAATTAAGAATTCCAGTGCATTATCCAACATGGCAGAGTCACTTCCATCTGTATCCAGGACAGGAAGTACTTTCTCTAAATCTTCACCAAACGCTTCGGATACAAATTGTTTCTCACGTGCCCGCATCCAATTCATATTTCCCTGTAATGTATTAATTTCTCCATTATGCATTAAATACCGATTTGGCTGTGCCCTTTCCCAGCTTGGAAATGTATTGGTACTAAAGCGGGAATGAACGAGCGCAAAGGCAGATTCAAAATCCGGATCCTGTAAATCTGTGTAAAAGGAATTCAGTTGTTCAGGCTGTAACAAGCCTTTATAAACAATTGTCTTGCTTGAGAGGCTGGAAAAATAAATATGCCCACCCTGCTCAACTGCCAATTTCTCAATCTGCTTACGGATCACATATAATTTCCGTTCAAAATCCATATTATCCTTAAGAGCAACATCTGCTCCAATAAATAGTTGGCGAATAGTTGGACAGCTTTTTTGTGCTTCGATTCCAATATCTTTAACATGGACAGGCACTGTTCTCCAGCCTAGTACCTCCTGACCTTCCTGCCTGATAAGTGAGTTAATTTCATTTTCCCATTCCTCATGATCCATATCATTAGAGAAAAAAATCATCCCAACACCATAACGTCCTGGCTCGGGCAAATTCATTTCAGGACATTCCTTACGAAAATAGATATCAGGGATCTGCACTAGTAATCCCGCTCCATCTCCTAAAGTTTCATCAGCACTTCCACCCCGATGATTAAGTTGGCAAAGCAAATGAAGGCCTTTTGTTACGATGTCATGATTCGGAACACCATGAATATGTGCGTACAAGCCAATGCCACATGCATCATGTTCGAAGGTTGGATTATACAAACCCTGCGCTTTCGGTATCTGATTATAATGCACTATATATCCCTCCATTTTTTGTTAATTCTTTATATTGGTAATTATAAATTTCCAAATCATTCGAAACAATATATAATTTAGATAGAATTAATACGTTTTTGATATAGATAAGGAGGAATGGCTTATGGAATTACGCCAATTACGTTATTTTATGGAAGTGGCGGAACGGGAACATGTTTCGGAGGCGGCTGTCCATTTACATGTTGCACAGTCGGCGATAAGCAGACAAATTACCAACTTGGAAAAAGAGCTTGGTGTGGATTTGTTCGAACGGGAAGGCAGAAATATTAAATTAAGCCAGATTGGGAAAACTTTTTATACACATACAAAGCTTGCTATGCAGGCCATTGAACATGCTAAAAAACAAATTGATGACTTTCTGGACCCTGAGCGTGGGATCATCAAGATCGGCTTCCCAACAAGCTTGTCCACACATCTCGTGCCAAGTGTTATTTCTGCTTTTAAGGAGGCACACCCGAATATCAAGTTTCATCTACGCCAGGGTTCCTATCATTTTCTAATTGATTCCGTAAAAAAAGGAGAGATGGGTGTAGCATTCCTTGGACCCCTGCCAAAGAGTGAACCGGAAATAGCTTCCCATATTTTATTTACTGAAAGCATCCTAGCATTACTTCCTATAAATCACCCGTTAGCAGAAAGAGATAGCCTTTACCTTAGCGACTTAAAAAAAGATGACTTTGTCAGTTTTCCTAATGGGTACATCCTGAAAAAAATGATGTTGGACACGTGCAAGCAAGCAGGTTTTACACCAACTGTTTCTGCAGAGGGAGAAGACCTTGATGCAATTAAGGGTCTCGTCTCCGCAGGCATTGGAGTCACCCTTTTACCAGAGAGCACCTTTCACGAATCCATCCCAAGAATGACAGTTAAGATTCCTCTGGAAATTCCGGAGGTTCGCCGCACAGTTGGAATCATTAAACCAAAAGAAAGAACACTTGCACCATCCGAAGAGTTGTTTTACAGCTTCGTGAAACAATTTTATTCAAGGCTGCAGGGTTTCCAATAAGCAATAGCCCATAGTGACCTTCAACATAAATAACAGGACGCCGCCATACCTTTTTTATTGTGGCAAAACCCCATCTTGCTGCATATGATAACTTCCGTTAATTAACATAATGTGAAGGGGATGATATATTTTGTGCGGAATCACTGGCATCGTTCATTGGAAAAAGGATGTTCGGAAGGAAAAACCAACAGTTCAAAGAATGGCAGATACGTTGACTTCAAGGGGACCGGATGATTCACAAGTGTGGGCATGTAAAAACGCTGCCTTTGGGCATAAACGACTTGCCGTTGTCGACCTTGAAGGCGGGAAGCAGCCAATGCACAAGGAAAAGGATACCATTACTTATACACTTGTATACAATGGAGAATTATATAACACAGAGGAATTAAGAAAGGAATTATCAGGCAAGGGCCATGCTTTTACAACTTCATCCGACACAGAGGTTCTACTCGCTTCCTATCTCGAGTGGAAAGAAGATTGTGTCAACTACTTAAATGGGATCTATGCTTTTGGGGTCTGGGATCCGGATAGAAAACAACTCTTCATGGCTAGAGATCGACTTGGTGTTAAACCATTATTTTACTCAGAAAACGATGAAAGCTTTATTTTCGGTTCAGAATTAAAAGCCATTTTAGCCCATGATGCTGTTACTGCTGAGGTCGATGTTACTGGCCTTGCAGAGATATTCGGTTTAGGACCATCAAGAACACCGGGCCACGGAATCTTCAAAGGGTTGAAGGAACTTCGCCCTGGTCATGCATTAACCTTTTCCACAAATGGGTTAGATGTCTGGCGATACTGGAATGTGAAAAGTCATGCACACACGGACACCGTAGAAGAAACAGCAGAAAAAGTTAGACGTTTATTTGTCAATGCTGTTGAACGTCAGTTAGTTGCAGATGTTCCAATATCCACTTTCTTATCTGGTGGATTAGACTCAAGCGCAATCACCGCAATTGCGGCAAATTATTTTGCAGCAAACGACAAAGGCATATTATCAACTTTTTCGGTGGATTTCGAAGGTAGCGACAAATATTTTCAAAAGAGTAAATTCCAGCCCTCTAGTGATCATGCTTGGATCGAAAAAGTTGTTGACCAATTTTCTACCAACCAAAACCATGTTGTAATATCCGGAACGGAACTGGCAAATGCGTTAAAGAAATCTGTGGAGCTCCGAGATCAACCTGGGATGGCAGATATTGATTCTTCCTTATTATTGCTCTGCCGAAAAATCAAGGAACATACAACCGTTAGTTTGTCAGGAGAATGTGCCGACGAAATTTTTGGAGGCTATCCTTGGTTTCACAACATAAGCGATCAAGAAGAGACTTTCCCATGGATGAAATCATTAGATTCAAGGATCGATTTACTACGCCCAGAATGGCAAAAGAAGCTAAATCTCAAATCCTATGTCATGGATCGTTATCAAGAAACCATTCAGGAGACACCACGTTTAGCTGGAGAAAGCGAAGAAGACGCCCAGCGAAGAGAATTGTTCTACTTAAACATGCATTGGTTTATGGCACAATTATTAGATCGCAAGGATCGAATGAGTATGGGTGCCAGCCTGGAGGTTAGAGTTCCATTCGCAGACCATAAATTGGTGGAATATGTTTGGAATATCCCATGGGAAATAAAGAACTTGCATGGCAGAGAGAAAGGAATTCTTCGTAAAGCATTGGAAGGACTTTTGCCTGACGATGTTTTATATCGAAAGAAAAGTCCTTATCCGAAAACCTTCCACCCTGAATATACCCGTCAAGTTGTCCTGTGGATGAAAGAAATACTTGCAGACCCCAACTCCAGATTATTTGAGTTTATCAAACGGGAGCGAGTTGAAGCTCTCGTTGAAAGCGAAGGGAAAGAATTCACAGAACCCTGGTATGGACAGCTCATGACTGGCCCACAGCTCATTGCTCATTTATGCCAAATTGATTACTGGCTAAGAGTTTATAATGTCAAAGTTAGTGAATAGGAAGAAATAGGCAAGCAGGAATGAGCTACGTTACGGAAACCAGCATGTACGTATATGTTGGAATATTAACTTCAATTACTAAGTGCAAGGTTTGGTGATTTCTTAGTTCGCATAGTTTTCTTTAACGTATGCATTATCCTCTATCCCATGAAAAAACGGACAGTACGACACTGTCCGCTTTTCATGCTAAGTTATCTATCTTTCATGTCTTGAAAGTTACGATGAGTCTCCCACTCGCTAGTACGGGTGTTTCTACATCAATAGCCCATTTTTCTAAACCAACACAGCATGCTCCTTGCTCAATTCCTCAGCTGCTTTCGCGTTTTCCTTTGCCATTGCTTCCAATGCTACCTGATTCAAATAGTTCACAGGCTTGTTAAAATGTGGTTGGAAGAAGAAATCAGTTAAAGCCAATTGTTCAATGGTCATATTGTTAGCAATACAAACACTAATTGTATTAATCGCCTGTGTGAAATCAGTGTCAGATATCACCTGGGCACCAACAATACGGTGTGTGTCTGTTTCATAAACTAGCTTCAATTGGATCAACGCATTTTCCGGCATAAATTCCGGACGACACGTATCTTCAATATATGCACTATCTACAGACAGACCTGACATCTCTGCAGCACGCTCTGTTAATCCTGTTGAAGCAATGTTATGGTTATAAATTTTCAATCCGGAAGTACCTTGTGTTCCTGGATGTGCTAATACAGGTTTCACCAGATTATGCGCCACAAGTGTGCCCATTCTTACAGCGTTCGTTGCAAGCGGAATATAAGCCGGCTGTTTGGTTGCATTGTAATTTACCGCACAACAATCCCCAGCTGCATAAACATCCGCTACACTTGTCTGCATATATTCGTTCACAACAATGGCACCATTACCTAACATATCAATCTGACCGTTGAAGAGCTGTGTATTCGGTCTGAATCCAATACACATAACCACTAAATCAGCTTTATACTCGCCTTGATCGGTAATCACTTTTTCCACGACATCTGTTCCTGCAAACTCAGATACTGTCTGACCAAGTGCTAACGTAATGCCACGTTGTTCGAAGGATTTTTCAACAGGAGCTGTAAAACCTTCATCTAAATATCTGTTGAGAATTCTTTCTTCACTATCAATTAATGTTACATTTTTACCATTTTGCTCAAATGCTTCAACCAGCTCAACCCCTATATATCCTGCTCCTACAACAACAACATTCTCCACAGATGCAGAACGCGCAATGATCTCATTGGCATGTGCAAAGTTTTTACATAACAATACATTCTCCAAATTTGAGCCAGGAATTGGTGGTGTTACTGGCCAAGAACCTGAAGTAATAATTAACTTATCATAATCCACAGCTGTGATCTCATTTGTTTTCATATCTTTTGCCACTAACTGCTTTTTGCTTACATCACAGGAAGTCACCTCATGATTCATATGCATACGCACACCCTGCTTTTCAAATTGTTCTACAGAAGCATAGAACAGACCATTGGCATCATTCACTACGCCCCCTACATAAAGTGCAATCCCACAGGACAAGAAAGAAACATTATCATTTTTTTCAAAAACATCAATTTCCGCCTGAGGATAAAGCTTCAATATATTATTAATCGCTGCAGTTCCAGCGTGAGTACATCCAATTACCGCTACTTTCATTCTAAATCATCCTCCATCATTTTAATTGCTCACTATTTCACATAATAAGATATAGTAAATAGCACTAATCTTATATATCTATAATAACACTTTGATTTTAAAAATCAATTATTTGTGATGTTTATCACATAAAGCCGTAAATAAGAGTTAACTAAAATTCAAACACCATACACTAATTCATTGAACATTTTTTCAGCTATATGCATTTCTCCTAATAGCGAATTTTGATAGTCACTATAACTATCCATATATGCCCTTACACCTCCAGTTATATTTATTTTATTTATGTTCGTGTCATTCTCTAATATTTCTAATGTGTTCTTATATCTTATATATATAGTTTGTAAAATACCATCATCTAATTCATTACCATATTCCTTTTCAATTTTATTTATAACTATTTTTATTTGTTCAAGTAATTGCTTACGATTATCCATTGTTTTCTCCTATTTATTTGGAAGCTCATTTGTCTCCTTCATCTATACTTATGATCAATCCAACCATACTTCACGTAAACTGTTGTTCAGCCCTCCCAATATTTAATACTGTATCCTTAGGTACTCTAATTACTACCCATATTCTCTAGTATTTTTCCATTCAAGAAGTAATGCTAAGTCTATTTTTGTTTTAATTTTTTCTCATAGTGTAGTAAAAGTTTTATTCGCACTCGCGTCAACACTTTAAAAAATTAAGGTGGAGACAGTACAGATGATTAAATGTGAAATTTGCACTTTATTTGTATCGAAAAAAACACTTGTTTGCCTCATAAGACAAGCAAGTGCTTTATTGTTAGCTATATAAATTAATCGATTACTATATCAAAAATCTTCTTCCCAAGCTTCTTTTGCATCCTGTAGCCTTTGATATAAAAACTCATAAAAATTTTCTGCGGTATTGTAGTCATCCAGCCCTGTTTGTTTATCCCAAGCTATTACCGGGCATTCATTACTCGCCATTTTGCTTGTATCTAAACAATAAGCATATTCATCTATATCCTCAATAACTACTAAATTATCATTAATTCCCAAATTTCTATAACTTTCTGTTTCAATAATAACAGTAGCAATATTAGATTTTGCTATCCCTAAAATATCTACTCCAAATAAACCACCAGATCCATAATTACTTAAAAACCACTTATAACTTTCCGGCAATTTTAAATTTAGAGTATCCTGAACTAAATTAATCTGCCTTTCATCTACTCCTCCTGTAAAATCATCTGGTTCTTTATTTTCATTAATAAGGTTAATTAGCTTATTTTTATTCATTAAAAATCCCCCTTATAATTTTCGCCAATATCTATTTCTTTAGCCCTCCATCTCCAATACTTCGTTCTAAAATTTTCATATTGTTTTTTTAAAACGGGATCATTTCTAAAACTCCCGCCATTTTCCACTAAACCGTGCAATATTCTATCATATTCCTTATGCATACTACTCGGGAGTTCCACCATGGATCCAGGTTCTCTTTGAATTAAATGGTGAAGTTCTATTTTAGTACCATCTTTCCAAATTGGTGGTTTTCCACTTTTCATTAATTGATAGTTATTTTTGCCAGTCTTTGGATCAACTCTTTCGTAATCTATGTCTTTCCTTTGATAAACCCTTCTGCTAGTGTTTCTAACTTTTCCATTAACTTTAGTATTTCCATTATACTCTACTGACTTATAATTTTTATATTCCCTAAGATTACCATTCCCATCCCCACGCTTACTAAACACATAATGCTGACCACCCGTACTATCCTGCACAACTCGCAGTTCAGGCAAATGTGCTTTAAACCAGTTAAGCTTCCCAGTGAGGGTTTGGATCGTTGGGATGGTCATTTTTCCAGCGTCCGGTTTCGGTTTCGGTGTAGCATTCGGAGTCTTCGTTGCTCCTTCCACCTTATTTACCGTTGCTTTCGTTCCACTGCCAGCTCTTCCTGCAGGTACTCTTGCGCCAACCACCATGCCTGCTAATCCGATGCTATTGAGCCAATGCTCTTTTGAAAAGTTTTCCTCAGGATTGATGGCTCCCTGAATCATATCCGCTGTGCCAAAGGAAAAGGCATTGAACAAATCATACGTCGAATCGAACATCTTATCAGCTCGGTGCATGTATCCTTCATAGATGCCCTCAACTGCTCCAAACGTGATGTAATTACCGAAATCATACCAGGAATCTGTCATCTTGTCTGCACGTTGGCCGGCCGCATCCCAAACGTCTTGGCCAATTTCACCAAAGGTATCCATTGTTTTCATAAAGGCGTTTTGCTCCCGACTCTCCGGTATCTCCTCCACAAACTGAAACTGCACTTCCCCGGCTGTATCCGTATACTTCCGCAAAATCCGGCCATTAGCCAAGGTCAGGTACGTGCCCTGCCATTCCGATTTGTATATGGGAGACTCAAGGTTAAAGGGTTGGTGCTTTGTTCTTTTAAATTTTATGCTTTTATCAAAGTAAAGAGATTACTCTTTTTTATTTCCTCAGTCAACAGTTCTTGTATCTTCATTTCTTTTCATTCCAGTGCCGCTTGAAAATATATATAGTTTCTGATTCGTATAATTGGACATGACATTTAAGTTTAATTGCTTATTCAAACATTAATAAACCTCGAATGAGCTTATAGTCATTCAAGGTCAAAAAGCAAGTAATAAAATTGAGAAGTTATAGTACAATATCCTGATAACCTACTTCTTCTACAATTTCATTTTCAATTTTTATTCCTAAACCATCTTCGATATCCCAAGAGACATCGCAAATCAAGCCTAGTCTTCTTTTTCCATTTTTCCTTACTCTTCTTACAATTAATTCCGTTGGTTTTACTAATTTTTTTAACTCTGGGATTGTTTCAATTTTCGGTGCGAAGTTGTCAGCCTCTAATTTATTCCCTAACATGTCTCTATACTCTTCATAGTTATCCTCATAGTATTCATATACTTGTTTTTCTGCCTCATTTATAATATCTTCCATATTATCAATAAAATTTTGAAATGCTTCTTTCTGTATTTTGGAAAAATCAGCATCTTCATGTGCATCTACACTTAAGCGTATTTCTTTCTTAGACTCAAACATTCTAATAGTCGTTTTTCCTCTCCAAAAATTATTTTTATACTCAAGTTTCCCAAATAAATCATCATTAATCATCTTCATTCCAAACTACTCCCTTAACTTAACTTTTATATTATATTCTCCAACTCCGCCTAGATGTTTGAAAACTCTATTAATTTCGCTAGGTACCAATTGTATTGTTTCTAAATCATTAAGTTCATGCCAAGTATACTTATTATCTTCTCGCCAATCAGCTACATCTTCTGCAGTCCATTTTTGCTCCTGTGTACTCCATTTTTCTGCTAATTCTTTATCAGCAGTGGAAAAATTTAATTTTCTATCATTAGTCATGTTTGCTAATTTGATTTCTCCTTTGGAAAATGGGGAAAAGTCTGGCATCCCATTTTTATACTCAACTCCATCTACACCTGCTTCATCAAGATATTTCTGTATTTTTCCGGTCTTATCTGAGATAAATAACGATTCTGCTCGTTCGTTGCTCCAGTCCCCTTTATTAACGGGTGTAGTCTTTACCCTTTGGTCATAGGAGCTATATTTAGGCTCTACGTCAAAACCTCTAGTGTAGCCTAAATGTCTATTTAAAACCGCGCCATCCCCACGCTTACTAAACACATAATGCTGTCCACCCGTACTATCATGCACAACTCGCAGTTCAGGCAAATGTGCTTTAAACCAGTTAAGCTTCCCTGTGAGGGTTTGGATGGTTGGGATAGTCATTTTTTCTGCGTCCGGTTTCGCTTTAGGAGTAGCATCGGGCGTCTTCTTTACTCCATCCACCTTATTCACCGTTGCTTTCTGCGCACTACCAGCTCTTCCTGCAGGTACCCTCGCGCCAACCACCATTCCCGCAAGACCGATACTATTGAGCCAGTGCTCTTTCGAAAAGTTTTCCTCAGGATTGATTGCTCCCTGAATCATATCTCCTGCGCCAAAGGAAAAGGCATTGAACAAATCATACGTCGAATCGAACATTTTATCGGCCCGATGCATATATCCCTCATACATGCCTTTTCCCGCCTCAACTGCTCCATACGTGATGTAATTACCGAAATCATACCAGGAATCTGTCATCTTGTCCGCGCGTTGTCCGGTAGCATCCCAAACGTCTTGGCCAATTTCACCAAAGGCATCCATT contains the following coding sequences:
- a CDS encoding T7SS effector LXG polymorphic toxin; the encoded protein is MEQLHNGLDQTVKDVNDFGPQVKELEQRMQALINLEDSFQGKGAQAIKSFYEEAHMPFLLLMEGMLTDFAETIGQIKSSVQAFESNEKGVIHEQFLQENVEQGLTTAENVTLSLTDEANALIDEVKDIVVLPEIQEEDFRQRIKQSRNQVDHTLENLYALDEESTGKLEKMDQDLQTMKTYVEKISGLFQNGDLRVADYEVKQLSTYDFHQELVGAVKEKANNNTFSLDVFLEWGGKKVLSRFGSLGDVAIAYIQERFSMRTMNYSVRAMKAVLAATGSHITAAEFTTVKDQVVKEVAVSDYKSEWQGTYLTLANGRILRKYTDTAGEVQYQFVEEIPETREQNAFMKTMDAFGEIGQDVWDATGQRADKMTDSWYDFGNYITYGAVEAGKGMYEGYMHRADKMFDSTYDLFNAFSFGAGDMIQGAINPEENFSKEHWLNSIGLAGMVVGARVPAGRAGSAQKATVNKVDGVKKTPDATPKAKPDAEKMTIPTIQTLTGKLNWFKAHLPELRVVHDSTGGQHYVFSKRGDGAVLNRHLGYTRGFDVEPKYSSYDQRVKTTPVNKGDWSNERAESLFISDKTGKIQKYLDEAGVDGVEYKNGMPDFSPFSKGEIKLANMTNDRKLNFSTADKELAEKWSTQEQKWTAEDVADWREDNKYTWHELNDLETIQLVPSEINRVFKHLGGVGEYNIKVKLRE